In Rhizobium sp. WSM4643, the following are encoded in one genomic region:
- a CDS encoding ABC transporter permease, translated as MSTSSGRMRRLLALVRKESFQAIRDPSSILIAFVLPLILLFLFGYGVSLDTTHTRIGLVTEEMTPLTQDLSASFQASRYFEVAVSRDRRLFEDDLVLGKVRGIVVIPADFTTRYTAGNRPDIQVIVDGSDPNTANFVQNYAQGTIANWERQRQADVASHSPAISVEQRFWFNPELTSRNFLVPGSIAIVMTLVGTLLTSLVVAREWERGTMEAMMATPVTAVELLAGKILPYFLLGLTSMTLCVLLAVFLFGVPFRGSVAALYALSAAFLIPALGQGLLISTATKNQFLASQLALISAFLPAFLLSGFLFEINSMPTVIQWVTFIVPARYLIPSLQTVFLAGDIWPMFLQAIGVMLTIGVIMFVLAAHSTRKRIG; from the coding sequence ATGAGCACCTCCTCCGGCCGGATGCGGCGTCTCTTGGCCCTCGTGCGCAAGGAAAGCTTTCAGGCGATTCGCGATCCGAGCAGCATCCTCATCGCCTTCGTGCTGCCGCTGATCCTGCTCTTTCTCTTCGGTTACGGCGTCTCGCTCGATACCACCCACACCCGCATCGGCCTCGTGACCGAGGAGATGACGCCGCTGACACAGGATCTGTCGGCGAGCTTCCAGGCCTCGCGCTATTTCGAGGTCGCCGTCAGCCGCGACCGGCGCCTGTTCGAGGACGATCTTGTGCTCGGCAAGGTACGCGGCATTGTCGTCATTCCCGCCGATTTCACCACACGCTACACCGCCGGCAACCGTCCCGATATTCAGGTGATCGTCGACGGCTCGGATCCGAACACGGCGAATTTCGTACAGAATTATGCGCAGGGCACCATTGCCAACTGGGAGCGGCAGAGGCAAGCGGACGTCGCCTCCCATAGTCCTGCCATCTCGGTCGAGCAGCGCTTCTGGTTCAACCCTGAACTGACCAGCCGCAATTTCCTCGTGCCCGGCTCCATAGCCATCGTCATGACGCTGGTCGGCACGCTTCTGACCTCGCTTGTCGTCGCCCGCGAATGGGAGCGGGGCACGATGGAGGCGATGATGGCAACGCCGGTAACAGCGGTCGAGCTGCTCGCAGGCAAGATCCTGCCTTATTTTCTGCTCGGCCTCACCTCGATGACGCTCTGCGTGCTGCTTGCGGTCTTTCTCTTCGGCGTGCCGTTCCGCGGCTCCGTCGCTGCCCTCTATGCACTGTCGGCCGCCTTCCTGATCCCGGCGCTCGGCCAGGGCCTGTTGATCTCTACGGCAACGAAGAATCAGTTCCTCGCCTCGCAGTTGGCGCTGATCTCGGCCTTTCTGCCGGCATTCCTGCTGTCGGGCTTTCTCTTCGAGATCAATTCCATGCCGACCGTGATCCAGTGGGTCACCTTCATCGTGCCGGCGCGTTACCTGATCCCCAGCCTGCAGACGGTGTTCCTCGCCGGCGATATCTGGCCGATGTTCCTGCAGGCGATCGGCGTGATGCTGACGATCGGCGTCATCATGTTCGTGCTTGCGGCGCACAGCACCAGAAAGAGGATCGGCTGA
- a CDS encoding ABC transporter permease codes for MGWTRLYALIVKELLAVLRDPKGRAILIGPPIVQLLVFSYAATLEVRNVDVMILNRDSGHWGQELIERIDGSPTFRKIEIAQSQAEVRVAIDNQTAIAAVEIGPDFSRNIEAGTPADLQMVLDGRRSNASQIVAGYLSQIGAALAAETPAGKRAGADIVSTLPRNWFNPNLTYQWFMVPNLIASIALLIGLIVTALSIARERELGTFDQLMVSPLRMHEILIGKLIPPMMIGLFHITVYILAAVFLFEVPLRGSLFLLYGSAIFYLGSVAGLGLFISALSMTQQQAILGAFLFMVPAMLLSGFATPIENMPGWLQPVTLINPLRYFLVVVKGVFLKDIPLSEVVTQTIPLALIATVTLSAAAWLFRRRLE; via the coding sequence ATGGGTTGGACAAGGCTTTACGCCCTGATCGTCAAGGAGCTGCTCGCCGTCCTGCGTGATCCGAAGGGCCGCGCCATCCTGATCGGCCCGCCGATCGTCCAGCTTCTCGTCTTCTCCTATGCCGCGACGCTCGAAGTGCGCAATGTCGATGTGATGATCCTCAACCGCGACAGCGGTCACTGGGGCCAGGAACTGATCGAGCGCATCGACGGCTCGCCGACTTTCAGGAAGATCGAGATTGCACAAAGTCAGGCGGAGGTCCGGGTGGCGATCGACAATCAGACGGCCATTGCCGCCGTTGAGATCGGCCCAGACTTTTCCCGCAATATCGAGGCCGGGACGCCAGCCGACCTGCAAATGGTGCTCGATGGCCGTCGCTCCAACGCCTCGCAGATCGTCGCGGGCTATCTCTCGCAAATCGGCGCCGCCCTTGCCGCCGAGACACCGGCCGGCAAACGTGCCGGCGCCGACATCGTCTCGACACTACCGCGCAACTGGTTCAACCCGAACCTCACCTATCAATGGTTCATGGTGCCGAACCTGATCGCCAGCATCGCGCTCCTCATCGGCCTGATCGTCACGGCGCTGTCGATTGCTCGCGAGCGCGAGCTCGGCACCTTCGACCAGCTGATGGTCTCGCCGCTGCGTATGCACGAGATTCTGATCGGCAAGCTGATTCCACCGATGATGATCGGCCTCTTCCACATCACCGTCTATATCCTGGCCGCCGTCTTCCTTTTCGAGGTGCCGCTGCGCGGCTCGCTCTTCCTGCTTTACGGCAGCGCGATCTTCTATCTCGGTTCGGTCGCCGGCCTCGGCCTCTTCATCTCGGCGCTGTCGATGACGCAGCAGCAGGCGATCCTCGGCGCCTTCCTTTTCATGGTCCCGGCTATGCTGCTCTCCGGCTTTGCGACGCCGATCGAGAACATGCCGGGATGGTTGCAGCCGGTGACCCTGATCAATCCGCTGCGCTATTTCCTGGTCGTCGTCAAAGGCGTCTTCCTCAAGGATATTCCTTTGAGCGAGGTGGTGACCCAGACGATCCCACTGGCGCTGATCGCCACTGTTACGCTCAGTGCCGCCGCCTGGCTTTTCCGCCGGCGGCTGGAATAA
- a CDS encoding DUF1236 domain-containing protein: MYKILVVSSALALSSFATNALADGAVTGAAGGAITGAIVGGPVGAAIGGVAGGVAGAVVDPPPREVVTYVQQQPAPTASVVVQEPIVVGKPLPADVVVTPVPDNPKYAYTVINNQRVIVEPRTHRVVQVIE, encoded by the coding sequence ATGTACAAGATTCTCGTTGTTTCCAGCGCCCTTGCGCTGTCGTCATTTGCAACCAATGCGCTCGCTGATGGAGCCGTGACCGGTGCAGCCGGCGGCGCCATCACCGGCGCAATCGTCGGCGGCCCTGTGGGTGCTGCCATTGGCGGTGTGGCCGGCGGTGTCGCCGGTGCCGTTGTCGATCCGCCGCCGCGCGAGGTCGTCACTTATGTCCAGCAGCAGCCAGCCCCGACCGCCTCCGTGGTGGTCCAGGAACCGATCGTCGTCGGCAAGCCGCTTCCGGCAGACGTCGTGGTGACGCCGGTACCTGACAATCCGAAATATGCCTATACGGTCATCAACAATCAACGCGTGATTGTCGAACCCCGCACCCACCGTGTGGTGCAGGTCATCGAATAA
- a CDS encoding winged helix-turn-helix domain-containing tetratricopeptide repeat protein: MSSSRLSFGPFLYDPVTGSLWRDGKSVATGPRPVALLGLLLEAEGRVVTKADLMERAWPGLTVEEGNLTVQIATLRKLLGARPDGTEWIATVPRVGYRLPRQDDAGMASVAPVEPQAPSVAVLPFVNLGGDADQDYFADGVVAEIITALSRFRSFSVVSQNSAFVYKGRSVDVREVAREFGVRYVLEGSIRREGAQVRINVQLVDGLSAANLWADHFEDGISHIFAFQDRITERVATIVEPAIEIAEIRRSRRDRPNSPAVYDLYLRALAAITDESIESNAVAYALLREALAIEPENALILSLAAWALEHRTTMGWPPLGEDDKAECLRLARRGLQHSAGDPRVMVHCGMALLQTGKDYEGGMAVLEAAAAANPNDLRVAACSGIAALHCGDIDDALERLHRALRLGPRDPDARFSLTGIAMAEIFRGNYEAAVSFGARSLALNAHFDPTYWMLIAAHAHLGNMAEARQYLHALEAIAPGATLEKIQAGQPARDPRRFVPVLEGLARAGMRPR; encoded by the coding sequence ATGAGCAGCTCAAGGCTTTCGTTTGGTCCGTTCCTTTACGATCCCGTGACAGGAAGCCTGTGGCGGGACGGAAAGTCCGTTGCGACGGGACCACGGCCCGTAGCGCTGCTCGGCTTGCTGCTGGAGGCTGAGGGCCGCGTCGTCACCAAGGCGGATCTGATGGAGCGGGCCTGGCCGGGACTTACCGTAGAAGAAGGCAACCTGACGGTCCAGATTGCCACGCTCAGGAAGCTTCTCGGCGCAAGACCGGACGGCACGGAGTGGATCGCCACCGTTCCCAGGGTTGGTTATCGCCTGCCGCGCCAGGACGATGCCGGGATGGCGTCCGTGGCGCCCGTGGAGCCGCAGGCGCCGTCGGTTGCCGTTCTTCCCTTCGTCAATCTCGGCGGTGACGCCGACCAGGATTATTTCGCCGACGGCGTGGTGGCGGAGATCATCACCGCACTTTCGCGCTTCCGTTCCTTTTCGGTCGTCTCGCAGAACTCCGCCTTCGTCTACAAGGGACGCAGCGTCGATGTGCGAGAGGTGGCCAGGGAATTCGGCGTGCGCTACGTGCTCGAAGGCAGTATCCGACGAGAGGGCGCGCAGGTGCGCATCAACGTGCAACTGGTCGACGGCCTTTCGGCGGCCAATCTCTGGGCCGATCATTTCGAAGACGGCATCAGCCACATCTTCGCCTTCCAGGATCGGATCACCGAGCGCGTCGCCACGATCGTCGAGCCGGCGATCGAGATCGCCGAAATCCGGAGATCGCGGCGAGACCGGCCGAACAGCCCGGCGGTCTACGATCTTTATCTGCGTGCGCTTGCTGCCATCACCGACGAGTCGATCGAAAGCAATGCCGTTGCCTATGCGCTGCTGCGCGAGGCCCTGGCCATCGAGCCGGAAAATGCGTTGATCCTGTCGCTTGCCGCTTGGGCGCTCGAACATCGCACGACCATGGGCTGGCCGCCGCTCGGAGAAGACGACAAGGCGGAATGCCTCAGGCTTGCACGCCGCGGCCTCCAGCATTCGGCCGGCGATCCCCGGGTGATGGTCCATTGCGGTATGGCGCTGCTGCAGACGGGCAAGGATTACGAAGGCGGCATGGCCGTGCTGGAGGCTGCCGCTGCCGCCAATCCCAATGATCTTCGCGTCGCGGCATGCTCCGGCATCGCGGCCCTGCACTGCGGCGATATCGATGACGCGCTCGAGCGTCTCCACCGCGCCTTGAGGCTGGGGCCGCGAGATCCGGACGCGCGTTTTTCGCTGACGGGCATCGCGATGGCCGAGATCTTCCGCGGCAATTACGAGGCGGCGGTCTCTTTCGGCGCTCGCTCGCTGGCGCTCAATGCCCATTTCGACCCGACCTACTGGATGCTGATCGCAGCACATGCGCATCTCGGCAACATGGCCGAGGCGCGGCAGTACCTGCATGCGCTTGAGGCGATCGCACCCGGCGCGACCCTTGAGAAAATTCAAGCCGGTCAACCGGCCAGGGACCCGCGGCGCTTTGTTCCGGTTCTGGAAGGACTGGCGCGGGCCGGAATGCGACCGCGCTGA
- a CDS encoding Gfo/Idh/MocA family protein yields the protein MRLLVLGTGVMAKNQLARFPLIDGVTVVGAVDTDSERLSAFADKFNIEKRFLSLEEAIAWGEFDAATNVTPDRIHHPTTMALIAAGKHVFCEKPLAENYTKALEMTEAAEKAGVINMVNLTYRNVAPLQRAREMVLAGELGTIRHVEASYLQSWLVSRAWGDWRTESTWLWRLSTGHGSNGVLGDVGIHILDFAAYGAATDIDHVFARLKTFNKAPGGQIGEYLLDANDSFTMSVDFANGALGVIHASRWATGHLNELKLRIYGERGSLEVIHRPSGSELHGCLGEDVETATWTKIEVEPVATNYERFAEAVASGIQPDPNFRHAANLQKVLDLAMVTERERRELKV from the coding sequence ATGCGACTACTCGTTCTTGGCACGGGGGTGATGGCGAAAAACCAGCTCGCCCGCTTCCCTCTCATCGACGGCGTGACGGTGGTCGGCGCCGTCGACACCGATTCCGAACGGCTTTCGGCCTTCGCCGACAAATTCAACATCGAAAAGCGGTTTCTTTCGCTGGAGGAGGCCATCGCCTGGGGTGAATTCGATGCGGCGACAAATGTCACGCCCGACCGCATCCATCACCCGACGACGATGGCGCTGATTGCTGCGGGCAAACACGTTTTCTGCGAAAAGCCGCTGGCGGAGAACTATACAAAGGCGCTGGAGATGACGGAGGCCGCCGAAAAGGCCGGCGTCATCAACATGGTCAACCTCACCTATCGCAACGTCGCGCCGCTGCAGCGCGCCCGTGAGATGGTGCTTGCTGGCGAGCTCGGCACGATCAGACATGTGGAAGCCTCCTATCTCCAGAGCTGGCTGGTGTCGCGCGCCTGGGGCGACTGGCGCACGGAATCGACCTGGCTGTGGCGGCTTTCCACCGGCCATGGTTCGAACGGCGTGCTCGGCGACGTCGGCATCCATATTCTCGATTTCGCCGCCTATGGCGCGGCGACCGACATCGATCACGTCTTTGCGCGGCTGAAGACCTTCAACAAGGCGCCGGGCGGCCAGATCGGCGAATATCTGCTCGATGCCAATGACAGCTTCACCATGTCTGTCGATTTCGCCAACGGCGCGCTCGGCGTCATCCATGCCAGCCGCTGGGCGACAGGGCATCTGAACGAGTTGAAGTTGCGCATTTATGGCGAGAGGGGCAGCCTTGAGGTCATCCATCGTCCCAGCGGTTCCGAGCTGCATGGTTGCCTCGGCGAGGATGTCGAAACCGCGACCTGGACGAAGATCGAGGTTGAACCGGTGGCGACCAACTACGAGCGTTTTGCCGAGGCCGTGGCAAGCGGCATCCAGCCGGACCCGAACTTCCGCCACGCCGCCAACCTGCAGAAGGTGCTCGACCTTGCGATGGTGACCGAGCGCGAGCGACGCGAGTTGAAGGTTTGA
- a CDS encoding ThuA domain-containing protein: MAIRTVVWGENIHENTNAVVRSIYPEGMHTTIANALNTDPSISATTATLQEPEHGLSEARLAETDVLTWWGHKDHGAVSDVVVERVAKRVWEGMGLLVLHSGHFSKIFKRLMGTPCALKWREAGERERLWTINQRHPIAAGIGEHFELENEEMYGEQFSVPEPLETVFISWFQGGEVFRSGLTWRRGAGNVFYFRPGHETYPTYHDVNVQKVLINGVKWAYSPEGALTGITDAPNVPVEKALEPIVERGPRLHQAGEAGYR; this comes from the coding sequence ATGGCCATTCGCACCGTCGTCTGGGGAGAGAATATCCACGAGAATACCAATGCGGTCGTCCGGAGTATCTATCCCGAGGGCATGCACACGACGATCGCCAACGCGCTGAACACCGATCCCAGTATCTCGGCGACGACAGCGACGCTGCAGGAGCCGGAGCACGGTCTCAGCGAAGCCCGCCTTGCTGAGACCGACGTCTTGACCTGGTGGGGCCACAAGGATCACGGCGCGGTCTCCGACGTCGTCGTTGAGCGTGTCGCCAAGCGTGTCTGGGAAGGCATGGGCTTGCTGGTGCTGCATTCCGGCCATTTCTCCAAGATCTTCAAGCGGCTGATGGGCACGCCCTGCGCGCTGAAATGGCGCGAGGCGGGTGAACGCGAGCGTCTGTGGACGATCAACCAGCGCCATCCGATCGCCGCCGGCATCGGCGAGCATTTCGAACTCGAGAACGAGGAAATGTACGGCGAGCAGTTCTCGGTGCCGGAACCGCTTGAAACGGTGTTCATCTCCTGGTTCCAGGGCGGGGAAGTGTTCCGCTCGGGCCTGACCTGGCGTCGTGGCGCCGGCAACGTCTTCTATTTCCGCCCAGGCCACGAGACCTATCCGACCTATCACGACGTCAATGTGCAGAAGGTGCTGATCAACGGCGTGAAGTGGGCCTATAGCCCTGAGGGGGCGTTGACTGGTATCACCGACGCTCCAAATGTGCCGGTAGAAAAAGCGCTGGAGCCGATCGTCGAACGCGGCCCGAGACTGCACCAGGCCGGCGAAGCCGGTTACCGCTGA
- a CDS encoding SMR family transporter: MSQAAVYGLLFAAIVLEVIGTTALQLSQQFTRIGPTAIVLACYAAAFYCLSLTLKSIPVGIAYAIWSALGIVLISSVGLVFFKQRLDLPAIVGLGLIISGVLVVNLFSKAVSH; encoded by the coding sequence ATGAGCCAGGCCGCCGTTTACGGGCTGCTGTTTGCAGCCATCGTGCTCGAAGTCATCGGCACGACCGCGCTGCAACTGTCGCAGCAGTTCACCCGCATCGGGCCGACGGCAATCGTCCTCGCCTGTTATGCGGCTGCCTTCTATTGCCTATCGTTGACCCTGAAGAGCATCCCCGTCGGTATCGCCTATGCGATTTGGAGCGCTTTGGGAATCGTGCTGATTTCCTCGGTGGGTCTGGTCTTCTTCAAGCAGCGTCTCGATTTGCCAGCAATTGTCGGGCTCGGGTTGATCATATCTGGCGTTTTAGTCGTCAATCTATTTTCTAAAGCGGTTTCGCATTGA
- a CDS encoding TetR/AcrR family transcriptional regulator, with the protein MSNAHHRKKQPALVRQQLLDVAARLAASEGMAAVTLDAVSAASSVSKGGLLHHFPTKNALLDALFESLLEKFDADIEELMRGDPLPQGRFTRAYLRAVSGLKDRPDDSRSWTQVTIALLAEPRLRLRWRQWVQARAEEYIGTDSSLDAQVVRFAADGLWFADTLESHDISGVLRRDLIDRLVELTGK; encoded by the coding sequence ATGTCGAACGCTCATCATCGCAAGAAGCAGCCCGCCCTCGTGCGCCAGCAGTTGCTGGATGTCGCCGCGCGCCTTGCTGCCAGCGAAGGCATGGCCGCCGTCACGCTCGATGCGGTTTCCGCCGCGTCCAGCGTCAGCAAGGGCGGGCTGCTGCATCACTTCCCGACGAAGAACGCGCTGCTCGATGCCCTGTTTGAAAGCCTGCTCGAAAAGTTTGACGCCGATATAGAGGAATTGATGCGCGGCGATCCGCTGCCGCAGGGCCGCTTCACCCGCGCCTATCTCAGGGCGGTATCCGGTCTCAAGGATCGTCCCGACGATTCCCGGAGTTGGACGCAGGTGACGATCGCGCTTCTTGCCGAACCCCGGCTGCGTCTTCGGTGGCGCCAATGGGTGCAGGCGCGGGCGGAGGAATATATCGGCACCGACTCCTCCCTCGACGCACAAGTCGTGCGTTTCGCCGCCGACGGACTTTGGTTCGCAGATACATTGGAAAGCCATGATATCAGCGGCGTTCTGAGGCGGGATCTCATCGATCGCCTTGTCGAACTGACCGGCAAGTAA
- a CDS encoding group II truncated hemoglobin, whose amino-acid sequence MTEKVTTLYQAIGGDPVVRALTHRFYELMDTLPEASNVRAVHPPSLTGSEVKFYEYMSGYLGGPPLYTDKRGHPRLRSRHFVAEIGPVERDEWLLCFRRALDETISSQALRDLIWAPVERLAYHMQNKE is encoded by the coding sequence GTGACGGAGAAGGTCACCACCTTATATCAGGCGATCGGCGGCGATCCGGTCGTGCGGGCGCTGACGCACCGCTTCTACGAGCTGATGGACACGCTGCCGGAGGCGAGCAACGTGCGCGCCGTGCATCCGCCGAGCCTTACGGGCAGTGAAGTGAAATTCTACGAATATATGAGCGGTTATCTCGGCGGCCCGCCGCTCTATACCGACAAGCGCGGCCATCCGCGTCTGCGCAGCCGCCATTTCGTCGCCGAGATCGGCCCTGTCGAGCGTGACGAATGGCTGCTCTGCTTTCGCCGCGCCCTGGACGAGACGATATCGAGCCAGGCGTTGCGCGATCTTATCTGGGCGCCGGTGGAACGGCTCGCCTATCACATGCAGAACAAGGAATAG
- a CDS encoding DUF423 domain-containing protein, with protein MRLNDRFVPLFYLLSGLFGFAGVALAAAAAHGGGDAHLLASASAMCLAHAPALLALALAADRINTAWLAGLLIGIGTLLFSGELVSLRFAGSGLFPMAAPTGGFAMMFGWLAVAAGAVFRVRA; from the coding sequence ATGCGCCTCAATGACCGTTTCGTGCCGCTGTTTTACTTGTTGTCGGGCCTGTTCGGCTTTGCCGGCGTGGCGCTTGCGGCAGCGGCTGCGCATGGCGGTGGCGATGCCCACCTGCTCGCCTCGGCCTCGGCAATGTGCCTGGCGCATGCGCCTGCCTTGCTGGCATTGGCGCTCGCCGCCGACAGAATCAATACCGCCTGGCTGGCCGGTTTGCTGATTGGCATCGGCACGCTGCTCTTTTCAGGCGAGCTCGTTTCGCTGCGTTTTGCCGGTTCCGGCCTATTCCCGATGGCCGCCCCGACCGGCGGTTTCGCCATGATGTTCGGCTGGCTGGCCGTTGCCGCCGGAGCGGTTTTTCGCGTCCGGGCCTAG
- a CDS encoding antibiotic biosynthesis monooxygenase family protein: MYIAMNRFKVATGSEGDFETVWRNRDSSLPEVPGFVEFRLLRGKVNEEEGYTLYSSHTVWKSEADFQNWTKSESFRAAHRNAGDHKAIYKGPPVFEGFNVVDGI; encoded by the coding sequence ATGTATATCGCAATGAACCGCTTCAAGGTTGCAACCGGGAGCGAAGGCGATTTCGAGACGGTCTGGCGCAATCGTGATTCCAGCCTGCCCGAGGTGCCCGGTTTCGTCGAATTCCGCCTGCTGCGCGGTAAGGTCAACGAAGAGGAAGGCTATACGCTCTATTCCTCGCACACGGTCTGGAAAAGCGAAGCGGATTTTCAGAACTGGACGAAGTCCGAGAGTTTTCGCGCAGCGCACCGCAATGCCGGCGATCACAAGGCGATCTACAAGGGACCGCCTGTTTTCGAAGGCTTCAACGTGGTCGACGGGATATAA
- a CDS encoding DUF2325 domain-containing protein — MARKGKKGSNREVRDSAGEDAGQASSGRSKLDGRSFLYVGGRDCQVAHLRQICSNFGAELIHHDGGLREAVSRIDTVLPSVDCVFCPIDCISHDACLRVKTGCKKFGKAFIPLRNGSKSSLERALHTMNERDNSR, encoded by the coding sequence ATGGCTCGCAAGGGCAAGAAGGGTTCGAACCGGGAGGTTCGCGACAGCGCGGGCGAAGACGCCGGTCAGGCGTCCTCCGGGCGATCCAAACTGGATGGCCGCAGTTTCCTCTATGTCGGCGGCCGCGACTGCCAGGTGGCGCATCTTCGCCAGATCTGCAGCAATTTCGGTGCCGAGCTCATTCATCACGACGGCGGGCTGCGTGAAGCGGTTTCCCGCATCGATACCGTCCTTCCCTCGGTCGACTGCGTGTTCTGCCCGATCGACTGTATCAGCCACGATGCCTGCCTGCGCGTGAAGACCGGCTGCAAGAAGTTCGGCAAGGCCTTCATCCCACTTCGAAACGGCAGCAAGTCCAGCCTGGAGCGTGCGTTGCATACGATGAACGAACGAGATAATTCCCGATGA
- a CDS encoding energy transducer TonB family protein, producing MAISAKTRSRQVLIGEPDADGGLNDNNMHPGHELSDLRNVQRQPAGEAVVHYARFAQIPSFPDHPEAEPIASVPAPPMDAAVEKQEDEKKPVRRRVALACVGSLIFHATLAAVLIIAFPNAQEEAIEEAGDAVSVFMYGNSDVDQAAAGETEVTVQEEIIPEAVQPDTIQPTEMAEPQPETLQPSEVSPVETQDPVRPAPAQEVTRVSPEPVTAVEPEILVSEVPAETAVAQPMSTVTPEEQKPADEVPPEVQPSEVQPITAEMPRKVKPVETVEVQPEPEVPQEIVTSMPKPKVVTQEKPKPVEKKRPPKKVAGSRGEAQQDAKQGMAEGDPSAQSDRNSRAAGNNDGVGTAAKANYDGKVRSRIRRAIRTPRGVEGTVVVTFSVNGSGGLTSVRVVSGSGVPEIDQLAIDAVRRAAPFGATPGGGGRSFTSLPITVQ from the coding sequence ATGGCAATTTCAGCGAAGACCAGATCGAGACAGGTGCTCATCGGGGAGCCGGACGCTGACGGCGGTCTGAACGACAATAACATGCATCCCGGCCATGAGCTTTCCGACCTGCGCAACGTGCAGCGGCAGCCGGCCGGCGAGGCCGTGGTCCACTATGCGCGTTTCGCGCAGATACCCTCCTTTCCCGATCATCCGGAAGCCGAGCCGATAGCCTCCGTTCCTGCGCCGCCGATGGATGCGGCGGTGGAAAAGCAGGAGGACGAGAAGAAGCCGGTACGGCGACGGGTGGCGCTTGCCTGCGTTGGTTCGCTGATTTTCCACGCGACGCTGGCCGCTGTATTGATCATTGCCTTCCCCAACGCGCAGGAGGAGGCGATCGAGGAAGCAGGCGATGCGGTGAGCGTCTTCATGTATGGCAATTCGGACGTTGATCAGGCTGCCGCCGGCGAGACCGAAGTGACAGTGCAGGAAGAAATTATTCCAGAAGCTGTTCAGCCTGACACGATCCAGCCTACGGAAATGGCCGAACCTCAACCCGAAACCTTGCAGCCGTCCGAGGTGTCGCCTGTAGAGACGCAGGATCCGGTTCGGCCGGCTCCGGCTCAGGAGGTGACGCGCGTATCGCCGGAACCCGTGACCGCAGTGGAGCCAGAGATTCTGGTTTCCGAGGTGCCGGCTGAAACGGCAGTCGCGCAGCCGATGTCGACCGTCACCCCGGAAGAGCAGAAGCCAGCCGATGAGGTTCCTCCGGAAGTTCAACCATCCGAAGTGCAGCCTATCACGGCAGAGATGCCTCGGAAGGTAAAGCCGGTTGAAACAGTGGAGGTTCAGCCAGAACCGGAGGTGCCGCAAGAGATCGTGACGTCAATGCCGAAACCAAAGGTGGTGACGCAGGAAAAGCCGAAACCGGTCGAGAAGAAGCGCCCGCCGAAAAAGGTCGCCGGTTCGCGGGGGGAGGCGCAGCAGGACGCGAAGCAGGGTATGGCCGAGGGTGATCCGTCGGCTCAATCGGATCGCAATTCGCGTGCCGCTGGCAACAATGATGGGGTCGGAACCGCGGCCAAAGCCAATTACGACGGCAAGGTCCGCAGCCGTATTCGCCGTGCGATCAGAACACCTCGTGGTGTCGAGGGCACTGTGGTCGTCACTTTTTCGGTGAATGGCAGTGGCGGCCTGACGTCGGTTCGCGTGGTAAGTGGATCTGGTGTTCCCGAAATCGATCAACTCGCCATCGATGCTGTCCGCCGCGCAGCACCGTTTGGGGCTACGCCCGGTGGAGGTGGAAGGAGCTTTACCTCCTTGCCAATCACGGTCCAATAA
- the hemP gene encoding hemin uptake protein HemP gives MMVEKPDNFKHVPLQSEPAAQHRIVESADLFRGTNEIMIQHDGLVYRLKITRQGKLILNK, from the coding sequence ATGATGGTTGAAAAGCCAGATAACTTTAAGCATGTGCCGCTGCAGAGCGAACCTGCGGCGCAGCACCGGATCGTCGAAAGCGCGGATCTTTTCCGCGGCACCAACGAGATCATGATTCAACACGACGGCCTGGTCTACCGCCTGAAGATCACCCGTCAAGGCAAGCTCATTCTCAATAAGTAG